The following proteins are encoded in a genomic region of Oncorhynchus masou masou isolate Uvic2021 chromosome 32, UVic_Omas_1.1, whole genome shotgun sequence:
- the LOC135526166 gene encoding SLIT and NTRK-like protein 2, with protein sequence MLNSVLLLSVLTVTSFASKTDSRKTSKEICKNRCSCEEKENILSINCENKGFTTVSLFQPPPNKICQLFLNGNFLSRLNPNEFINYGNVTSLHLGNNGLQEIQTGAFTGLRFLKRLHLNNNNLEIIKEVTFAGLESLEYLQADYNYISAIEAGAFGKLNKLKVLILNDNLMLSLPNNVFRFVMLTHLDLRGNRLKMLPFAGVLEHIGGIMEIQLEENPWNCTCDLIPLKSWLDTISVFVGDIVCETPFRLHGKDITQLIRQDLCPRRNAGDSNQRAMQPPSDSQYDGPSPTLHPGVTPTKAPRASRPPKMRNRPTQRVTSGKDKQVLGPIMVYQTRSPVPMTCPSICVCTSQNADTGLNINCQERKLHNITELTPKPSYPKKLHLTGNYLHTIYRTDLTEYSTLELLHLGNNRIAVIQDRAFDNLANLRRLYLNGNYIESLSQSLFVGLQSLQYLYLEYNVIKDILPQTFNSLQNLQLLFLNNNLLRSLPDNIFWGTMLTRLNLRNNHFSHLPVRGVLDQLSAFIQIDLQENPWDCTCDIVALKNWMELSSTSVVVNEITCDSPSKHAGRLLRSLRNDAICPEPNEVTVGLTKAPTVSPSTDSTPPLAITSTEEQIPEMHAEVPLSVLILGLLVVFILSVCFGAGLFVFVLKRRKGIDSVPASANHLDINSFHVQYGSYSSEPTADKTETHVYNYIPPPASQMCQNPIYMQKDSEQVAYYRNIKELTFSTMDPKKSELPPSPYTISTVELNEKQSFGNRQPELLYQNIAERVKELPTAGDQNYSFCTLPKRQFIPPFETTRRHKQDRLNKTVLYGTPRKYYAEQSKNEHPLLPGKLKTEPDYLEVLEKHTAMSQL encoded by the coding sequence ATGCTGAACAGCGTTTTGTTGCTCAGCGTTTTAACTGTGACCAGTTTCGCATCGAAGACAGACAGCCGCAAAACATCAAAAGAAATTTGTAAGAACCGCTGCTCCTGTGAGGAAAAGGAGAATATATTGAGCATTAACTGCGAAAACAAAGGGTTTACAACAGTGAGTCTATTTCAGCCTCCACCGAACAAAATCTGCCAACTCTTTCTCAATGGAAACTTTCTTTCAAGACTTAATCCGAACGAGTTTATCAATTATGGTAATGTCACATCCCTTCACCTGGGAAACAACGGGTTACAGGAGATACAGACTGGAGCTTTTACTGGACTGAGGTTTTTAAAACGACTTCATCTCAACAACAATAACTTGGAGATAATCAAGGAAGTCACCTTTGCTGGTTTAGAGAGTTTGGAATATTTACAGGCAGATTATAATTACATCAGCGCCATTGAAGCAGGTGCATTCGGCAAATTAAATAAACTCAAAGTGCTGATTCTCAACGACAACCTCATGCTGTCTCTTCCCAACAATGTATTTCGTTTCGTTATGTTAACGCATTTGGATCTAAGGGGAAACCGGCTTAAAATGCTGCCTTTTGCTGGTGTGCTGGAGCACATAGGCGGCATTATGGAGATCCAACTGGAGGAGAACCCCTGGAATTGCACCTGTGATCTGATACCCTTAAAATCCTGGCTGGACACCATCTCGGTCTTTGTAGGGGACATCGTGTGCGAGACCCCCTTTAGACTGCATGGAAAGGACATTACGCAATTGATTAGGCAAGATCTATGCCCCCGACGTAATGCTGGTGATTCTAATCAACGCGCAATGCAGCCCCCTTCTGATTCCCAATACGACGGCCCCTCTCCCACCCTACACCCCGGTGTCACTCCAACAAAAGCCCCACGGGCCTCCCGTCCCCCTAAAATGAGAAATCGCCCTACACAACGGGTAACGTCTGGTAAGGACAAACAAGTGCTGGGGCCTATAATGGTTTATCAGACTCGGTCCCCTGTTCCCATGACCTGCCCTAGTATATGCGTCTGTACCTCCCAAAACGCAGACACTGGATTAAATATCAACTGCCAGGAGAGGAAATTGCATAATATAACAGAGCTTACCCCTAAACCCTCCTATCCAAAGAAATTGCATTTAACAGGGAATTACTTACATACcatatatagaacagacctaacCGAATACAGCACACTCGAGCTCCTCCATTTAGGAAATAATAGGATAGCTGTTATTCAGGACAGGGCCTTTGACAACCTGGCTAATCTACGGAGACTTTACCTCAATGGCAATTACATTGAAAGTCTATCCCAATCATTATTCGTAGGGCTTCAGAGCCTTCAATATTTATACCTGGAGTACAATGTCATCAAGGACATTTTACCACAGACGTTTAACTCATTACAGAATCTGCAGCTGCTGTTCCTAAACAACAATCTACTAAGATCCCTTCCCGACAATATATTTTGGGGGACTATGCTAACAAGACTGAACCTGAGGAACAATCACTTCTCCCACCTGCCGGTGCGCGGTGTGCTCGACCAGCTCTCCGCATTCATTCAGATCGATCTGCAGGAGAACCCATGGGATTGCACATGCGACATCGTCGCCCTTAAAAACTGGATGGAGCTGTCCAGCACCAGTGTCGTGGTAAATGAAATCACATGTGATTCGCCCTCCAAACACGCAGGGCGGCTGCTCAGATCTCTGCGCAATGACGCAATTTGTCCCGAGCCTAACGAGGTCACAGTAGGCCTAACCAAGGCCCCCACGGTCAGTCCCAGCACCGACTCCACTCCCCCGCTTGCCATCACGTCAACAGAAGAGCAGATACCCGAGATGCACGCGGAGGTGCCCCTGTCTGTTCTCATACTGGGACTGCTCGTGGTGTTCATTCTGTCGGTCTGCTTCGGGGCCGGTCTTTTCGTATTCGTCCTCAAACGACGCAAAGGAATTGATAGCGTCCCCGCCAGTGCTAATCATTTAGATATAAACTCTTTCCACGTACAGTATGGTTCATATAGCTCAGAGCCCACTGCAGATAAAACAGAGACACATGTGTATAACTACATCCCTCCCCCCGCTAGCCAGATGTGTCAGAACCCCATCTACATGCAGAAAGATAGCGAGCAGGTGGCGTACTATAGGAATATAAAAGAGCTaactttcagcaccatggacccgAAAAAGTCGGAGTTGCCCCCAAGCCCATATACCATAAGCACAGTGGAACTCAATGAGAAACAATCTTTTGGCAATCGACAGCCGGAGCTGCTTTATCAAAACATTGCAGAGAGAGTTAAGGAGCTTCCGACGGCTGGCGATCAGAATTACAGTTTCTGCACTTTACCGAAAAGACAATTCATTCCTCCATTTGAAACTACTAGACGACACAAACAGGACAGGTTGAATAAAACTGTTCTCTATGGGACTCCACGAAAGTATTATGCTGAACAATCAAAAAATGAACACCCTTTGCTGCCTGGGAAGCTAAAAACAGAACCAGACTACCTCGAAGTTCTGGAAAAACATACTGCAATGAGTCAGTTGTAA